One Brumimicrobium sp. DNA window includes the following coding sequences:
- a CDS encoding M4 family metallopeptidase: MKTKIIILFFIALTKLTFGQYQQYIQYVSPYLSDSIQSGFFYFNTPNNFQAGQLYQLYRQNAPDLNNNMVLIDQHVDSLAGLTHFKYQQTFMNIPIEGAGCIEHYDKYGSLQFINAKIADSIKKDHRPRLSGDEAINILIEYLKKDEKLIFAWNDEDWEQQIRLDYADSNATWYPNSELIWAIDTVKNIQLINSGNRYNLAYKISITVIQPEFETFIYYVDANTGIVLKFNSTHINDGPAGVYGYGSKIIDTQWKGGFTQKYILQTNDATRVVHTKKNPNGSTAWGLLDNTKDDDDNWGNTYLTETSTHYHVSTCWDYYRNVFGRTGQNNASREVRVRTQWNAYNAQFIPGGSDHNDLRFGKDNGWDFGLEPSIVAHEFAHGVTHHSSNLTYSYESGALNEAFSDIFGVVIQAVMLDGGSTDWVIGNFIPNMPLRSLKDPNLYNQPDTYLGLNWYTGAGDNGGVHVNSGVLNKWFYVLAHGDNGTNDLSNYYDVDGIGINKASRIAYYAQTSLLLSSSQYSDARQATIQAAKILYGECSVEHQATIDSWYAVGIGNLNNCTYTASVEDLSNQNILIYPNPANNSISIELPMSTASPIRIIDLSGNLIKEFETNQVFFQTDISNLSNGVYLINFDFNGSQIVKRIIVQN; the protein is encoded by the coding sequence ATGAAAACAAAAATTATAATTCTATTCTTTATTGCCCTGACCAAATTAACTTTTGGGCAATATCAACAGTACATACAATATGTATCACCTTACCTCTCTGACTCGATTCAGAGCGGTTTCTTCTATTTTAACACACCTAACAATTTTCAGGCGGGTCAACTTTATCAACTTTATAGACAGAATGCTCCTGATTTAAACAACAATATGGTGCTTATCGATCAACATGTAGATAGCTTAGCTGGATTAACACATTTTAAATATCAGCAAACTTTTATGAATATACCGATTGAAGGTGCTGGCTGCATTGAGCATTATGATAAATATGGCTCGCTTCAATTTATAAATGCAAAAATAGCTGATTCAATAAAAAAAGACCATAGACCAAGATTAAGTGGTGATGAAGCAATCAATATTCTAATTGAATATTTGAAAAAGGATGAAAAGCTCATTTTTGCATGGAATGATGAAGATTGGGAACAGCAAATAAGACTTGATTATGCTGATAGCAATGCAACATGGTATCCAAATTCCGAACTTATCTGGGCTATAGATACCGTCAAGAACATTCAATTAATTAACTCTGGAAACAGATATAATCTTGCGTACAAAATCTCAATTACAGTTATCCAGCCTGAATTTGAAACATTTATTTATTATGTTGACGCTAATACTGGTATAGTATTAAAATTCAACTCTACTCACATCAATGATGGACCTGCTGGAGTTTATGGCTATGGTTCTAAAATCATTGATACTCAATGGAAAGGTGGTTTTACTCAAAAGTACATTTTACAAACAAATGATGCAACTAGAGTTGTACACACCAAAAAGAATCCAAATGGAAGTACTGCTTGGGGATTGTTAGACAATACCAAAGACGATGACGATAATTGGGGGAATACGTATTTAACGGAGACATCAACACACTACCATGTTTCAACTTGTTGGGATTATTACAGAAATGTTTTCGGAAGAACAGGTCAGAATAATGCTAGTAGAGAAGTGCGCGTCAGAACGCAATGGAATGCTTATAATGCTCAATTTATTCCAGGCGGAAGTGATCACAACGATTTAAGATTTGGAAAAGATAATGGTTGGGATTTCGGTTTAGAGCCGTCGATTGTAGCTCATGAATTTGCTCATGGTGTTACTCATCATTCATCAAATTTAACCTATTCTTATGAATCAGGCGCATTAAACGAAGCATTTAGCGATATATTTGGAGTAGTTATACAGGCAGTAATGCTTGATGGAGGTTCTACAGATTGGGTTATAGGAAATTTTATTCCAAATATGCCTTTAAGATCTTTGAAAGACCCCAATCTTTACAATCAACCTGATACATACTTAGGCTTAAATTGGTATACTGGTGCAGGAGATAATGGTGGTGTACATGTCAACTCTGGAGTTCTTAACAAGTGGTTTTATGTTTTAGCGCATGGTGATAATGGAACAAATGATTTGTCGAATTATTATGATGTTGATGGAATTGGTATAAATAAGGCTTCAAGAATTGCTTATTATGCACAAACATCATTATTATTAAGTTCTTCTCAATATTCAGATGCCAGACAGGCTACAATTCAAGCAGCAAAAATTCTTTACGGTGAATGCTCTGTCGAACATCAAGCAACAATTGATTCTTGGTACGCAGTTGGAATTGGTAATTTGAATAATTGTACTTACACTGCATCTGTTGAAGACTTATCAAATCAAAACATTCTAATATATCCAAATCCTGCTAATAATTCAATTTCAATTGAACTGCCAATGTCAACAGCTAGTCCGATTAGAATAATTGATTTATCTGGAAATTTGATTAAAGAATTTGAAACCAATCAGGTGTTTTTTCAGACTGATATTTCAAACCTTTCGAATGGAGTTTACTTGATAAATTTCGATTTTAATGGTAGTCAAATTGTGAAACGAATAATTGTTCAGAACTAA
- a CDS encoding Crp/Fnr family transcriptional regulator, which yields MLKKYFNSHSFLKMEEIESALPLFKEVQLNKGEYFITDTIICNQIAFVVKGSFRGFVVDDKGNEVNICLKLENQFITSYESFLNQQPSKKNIQAMEKCDLLIINRDSLINLLDKFPSFNFLIKAVAEQELIEKENFLIHLNNKSGKEKYLFILNYYPDFIRRVKLSDLASFIGVTPRTVSRIRKNLSGN from the coding sequence ATGTTAAAAAAATATTTTAATTCACATAGCTTTTTGAAAATGGAGGAAATAGAATCTGCTTTACCTTTATTTAAAGAAGTACAATTAAATAAAGGAGAATATTTTATTACTGACACTATAATTTGTAATCAAATAGCATTTGTTGTAAAAGGCTCTTTTCGGGGCTTTGTAGTTGACGATAAAGGGAATGAGGTAAATATCTGTTTAAAGTTAGAAAATCAATTTATTACCTCATATGAAAGTTTTTTAAATCAACAACCATCTAAAAAGAATATTCAAGCAATGGAAAAATGCGATTTATTAATCATAAACAGAGATTCTTTAATAAATCTATTAGATAAATTCCCTTCATTTAATTTTCTAATTAAAGCCGTTGCAGAACAAGAATTGATAGAAAAAGAAAACTTTTTGATTCATTTAAATAATAAATCAGGAAAGGAAAAATATCTGTTCATTTTAAACTATTATCCCGATTTTATTCGAAGAGTTAAACTTAGTGATTTAGCCTCCTTTATAGGTGTTACCCCTCGAACGGTTTCAAGGATTAGAAAAAATTTATCCGGCAATTAA
- a CDS encoding MBL fold metallo-hydrolase has translation MQQIAKDIYHIPLMPRNSINCYIAEGVLIDAGIRSSYKNISKHLQEIPVHLHILTHAHADHQGSSDKICNDFNLPLYCHQKEVYRAETGFVTKDYPSNKNIIARLQQKYWAGRGHKIDKTIKENDMIGNFRVIETPGHSDGHISLFREKDGVLIIGDVATNMNLLTTIKGLHLPPHIFTTNKIENINSLQKLSELSPKIICFGHGPVLLNKNKEFEKFVERQKNYG, from the coding sequence ATGCAACAAATTGCAAAAGACATATATCACATACCTTTAATGCCAAGAAATAGTATTAACTGTTACATTGCTGAAGGTGTTTTGATAGATGCAGGAATTAGAAGTTCGTATAAAAATATTTCCAAACATCTGCAAGAAATTCCTGTTCACCTACACATTCTAACACACGCCCACGCAGACCATCAAGGTAGTAGCGACAAAATTTGTAACGATTTCAACTTACCTCTATATTGTCATCAAAAGGAAGTCTATCGTGCAGAAACAGGGTTTGTAACCAAAGATTATCCGTCAAACAAAAACATTATTGCCCGATTGCAACAAAAATATTGGGCAGGTCGAGGACACAAAATTGATAAAACAATCAAAGAAAATGATATGATTGGTAACTTTAGGGTAATAGAAACACCGGGACACTCTGATGGTCATATTTCACTTTTCAGAGAAAAAGATGGTGTTTTGATAATCGGAGATGTCGCAACAAATATGAACTTATTGACCACCATAAAAGGGTTACATCTTCCACCCCATATTTTTACAACCAACAAAATTGAGAACATCAATTCATTGCAAAAATTATCTGAATTAAGTCCGAAAATTATTTGTTTTGGACACGGTCCCGTTCTCCTAAATAAGAATAAAGAGTTTGAAAAATTTGTTGAGAGACAAAAGAACTACGGCTAA
- a CDS encoding NAD-dependent epimerase/dehydratase family protein, producing the protein MNYTVLVTGGTGYIGSWVVKNLLERGYNVRLTTRNKNNLSKIQFLVNYAESSKGKLEIWEADLLKMGSFDEVVMGCDYVIHMASPFQTKIKNAQKELIEPALIGTRNVLRAVNLSLSVKKVVMTSSVAAVFGDNIDMKNLNLSEFDENQFNTTSSIKHQPYAYSKLLAEKEAWKIYESQQRWQLITINPSFVMGPPLSKYADSGSIILMKEFLKGSYCFGVPNLEFGFVDVRDIAKVHIQAMEDINAKGRYIISERVASLLNFAKIIQIEFKNKYQLPKKEAPKLLLYLFAPIFNLTRQFVEKNVGYSIKINSQKVINDFNLQLTPLEKTLKDMIIEMEELKML; encoded by the coding sequence ATGAATTATACAGTATTGGTTACCGGAGGAACAGGTTATATTGGTTCTTGGGTTGTTAAAAATTTATTAGAAAGAGGATACAATGTTCGTCTAACAACAAGAAATAAAAATAATCTTTCCAAAATCCAATTTTTAGTAAACTATGCGGAATCTTCAAAGGGTAAACTTGAAATATGGGAAGCAGATTTATTAAAAATGGGTTCGTTTGATGAGGTTGTAATGGGTTGCGATTATGTTATTCATATGGCTTCGCCATTTCAAACCAAGATAAAAAATGCACAAAAGGAACTTATAGAACCAGCTCTAATAGGAACAAGAAATGTTCTTCGTGCAGTTAATCTCTCACTATCTGTTAAAAAAGTCGTTATGACTTCAAGTGTAGCGGCTGTTTTTGGAGATAATATAGATATGAAAAATTTGAACCTCTCAGAATTTGATGAAAATCAATTTAATACAACTAGTTCTATTAAGCATCAACCCTATGCTTATTCCAAATTATTAGCTGAAAAAGAAGCTTGGAAAATATATGAATCTCAACAAAGATGGCAATTAATTACTATAAACCCCTCATTTGTTATGGGACCTCCTCTGTCTAAATATGCAGATTCTGGGAGTATTATATTGATGAAAGAGTTTTTAAAAGGGAGTTATTGTTTTGGCGTACCCAATTTAGAATTTGGTTTTGTTGATGTTCGAGACATAGCTAAAGTTCATATACAAGCTATGGAAGACATAAATGCAAAAGGAAGATATATTATATCAGAGAGAGTAGCTTCTTTATTGAATTTTGCTAAAATAATTCAAATCGAATTTAAAAATAAATACCAACTACCTAAGAAAGAGGCTCCTAAATTATTACTTTATCTGTTTGCGCCTATTTTTAATTTAACAAGACAATTTGTAGAAAAAAATGTTGGTTATTCTATAAAAATTAATTCTCAAAAAGTCATAAATGATTTTAACCTTCAACTCACTCCTCTCGAAAAGACTTTAAAAGATATGATAATTGAAATGGAGGAACTGAAAATGTTATAG
- a CDS encoding IS1182 family transposase: protein MKYIIGKDRTQFELFCLEERIDENNEVRLIELFVDSLPLADFGFVEDKVNPQGGRPAYHPSVLLKLFLYGYMNRIRSSRLLEKECNRNLEVMWLMRGLAPDHNTISNFRKDNPLAIKKVFRATVELAKNFDLIGGKLLAGDGTKLRAQNSKKNNYNQAKIDRHLAYIETKLEEYNAVLASEDGDVEQKLKAKQKIEQHLQHQQKYKDLEKQLEETGEVQISTSDPESRQLIIRNVITEVAYNVQSTVDEKHSIPINYEVTNENDSKAMGGMLEQAVEVLGHNEFTAIFDKGYYTGTEFEKAEELGVDVLVAVPDLPTSSMAPDPAYNISEFTYNQETNSYTCPQGNTLKSNGKWYSKSRNHPGRKKQESIRMKQYKTDACKTCPVYDLCTKAANKRGRVIERLIYAHLLEKNKKRVRENYEIYKKRQAIVEHPFGIIKRQWDFYYIVTKKGKERASADVGLIFTAFNLRRIFNLLNQNALKKYLRELDLNFSYYIKHLDAFYRFLFSYLTIGVFKKEYSKVV, encoded by the coding sequence ATGAAATACATCATCGGAAAAGACAGAACTCAATTCGAGTTATTTTGCTTAGAGGAGCGAATTGATGAAAACAATGAAGTTCGGTTGATTGAGCTTTTTGTGGATAGTTTACCCTTGGCAGACTTTGGTTTTGTAGAAGACAAAGTCAATCCACAGGGAGGAAGACCTGCTTATCATCCAAGTGTTTTATTGAAGTTATTTTTATATGGCTACATGAATCGCATCCGCTCCTCTCGACTTTTGGAAAAAGAGTGTAACCGAAACTTGGAAGTAATGTGGCTTATGCGAGGACTCGCCCCCGACCACAATACCATCTCTAATTTCAGGAAGGACAATCCTTTAGCAATCAAAAAAGTGTTTCGAGCTACTGTGGAGCTTGCCAAAAACTTTGATTTGATTGGCGGAAAACTACTTGCTGGCGACGGCACAAAATTACGTGCCCAAAATTCTAAAAAGAACAACTACAACCAAGCAAAAATTGATAGACATCTTGCTTATATTGAAACAAAACTAGAGGAATACAATGCAGTTCTTGCAAGTGAAGATGGGGATGTTGAACAAAAGTTAAAAGCAAAACAAAAGATAGAGCAACACCTCCAACACCAACAGAAATATAAGGATTTAGAAAAACAACTAGAAGAAACAGGAGAGGTTCAAATCTCTACATCTGATCCTGAGAGTAGGCAGTTAATTATTCGAAATGTCATTACAGAGGTAGCCTATAATGTTCAGTCAACAGTGGATGAAAAACACAGCATTCCAATCAATTACGAAGTAACCAATGAAAACGATTCCAAAGCAATGGGCGGAATGCTTGAACAAGCTGTGGAAGTTTTAGGTCACAATGAATTTACAGCCATATTTGATAAAGGATATTACACCGGAACAGAGTTTGAAAAAGCAGAAGAATTAGGAGTTGATGTATTGGTTGCTGTTCCCGATTTACCCACCTCTTCCATGGCACCTGATCCTGCTTATAACATTTCCGAATTTACCTATAACCAAGAAACTAACTCTTACACCTGTCCACAGGGAAACACATTAAAATCCAATGGGAAATGGTATTCCAAAAGTAGAAATCATCCAGGAAGAAAGAAGCAAGAATCCATCCGAATGAAGCAGTACAAAACAGATGCCTGTAAAACGTGTCCCGTTTACGATTTATGCACCAAAGCAGCCAATAAACGTGGGCGAGTCATTGAACGATTAATCTATGCCCATTTGCTAGAAAAAAACAAGAAGCGAGTAAGAGAAAATTATGAAATCTATAAAAAACGACAGGCAATCGTGGAGCACCCCTTTGGAATCATAAAGAGACAATGGGATTTTTATTATATCGTAACAAAAAAAGGCAAAGAAAGGGCTTCGGCAGACGTAGGACTCATCTTTACAGCTTTCAATTTACGTAGAATATTCAATCTTCTTAACCAAAATGCACTCAAAAAGTATCTAAGAGAGCTTGATTTGAATTTTTCGTATTATATAAAGCATTTAGATGCGTTTTACAGGTTTTTGTTTTCTTATTTAACGATTGGTGTTTTTAAAAAAGAGTATTCTAAAGTGGTTTAA
- a CDS encoding PstS family phosphate ABC transporter substrate-binding protein, translating into MKKHILILLTGISLLSCNSKSEETNSTGIEPKTKVETVQIKGSETVLPLTQKAVEEFANVDSQLKLIVTGGGSGVGIAALLNNTTDIAQTSRAIKFGEKQKIEEGGNTVKEIIVAYDALAIIVHPENKVSNLTREQLEDIFTGKITNWKEVGGEDLKIVPYARETSSGTYEFFKESVLLNKNYLSGIMSMPANGAIIQSIKQTKGAIAYVGLAYLNKDVKAVHVSYDGGKTFIEPSFANAKNKTYPVVRPLFYYYLGNSESKVKPFIDFLLSPTGQEIVDEVGYVDLR; encoded by the coding sequence ATGAAAAAACACATTTTAATACTATTGACTGGAATATCCTTGCTATCGTGCAATTCCAAAAGCGAAGAAACAAATTCCACAGGCATTGAGCCAAAAACAAAAGTTGAAACTGTCCAAATAAAAGGTTCGGAAACCGTTTTACCTCTAACCCAAAAGGCGGTGGAAGAATTTGCAAACGTGGATTCCCAACTGAAATTAATTGTCACGGGGGGTGGCAGTGGTGTCGGAATAGCGGCCTTGCTAAATAATACGACAGACATTGCACAAACCTCCAGAGCCATCAAATTTGGCGAGAAACAAAAAATCGAAGAAGGCGGAAATACTGTCAAAGAAATCATTGTAGCTTATGATGCCTTGGCGATTATCGTCCATCCGGAAAACAAAGTTTCCAACCTTACGAGAGAGCAATTGGAAGATATTTTCACAGGAAAAATCACAAATTGGAAAGAAGTAGGTGGCGAGGATTTGAAAATTGTACCTTATGCAAGGGAAACTTCATCTGGGACTTATGAGTTCTTTAAGGAAAGTGTTTTGTTGAACAAAAACTATCTGTCCGGCATTATGAGTATGCCTGCCAATGGGGCGATTATTCAGTCCATCAAACAAACCAAAGGTGCAATTGCTTATGTGGGATTGGCATATCTCAACAAAGATGTGAAAGCTGTACATGTTTCTTATGACGGTGGAAAAACATTTATAGAACCTTCTTTTGCCAATGCGAAAAATAAAACCTATCCTGTTGTCAGACCTTTGTTTTACTACTATCTCGGCAACTCTGAATCCAAAGTGAAACCGTTTATTGACTTCCTTCTTTCTCCTACCGGGCAGGAAATTGTGGACGAAGTGGGTTATGTGGATTTAAGATAA
- the pstC gene encoding phosphate ABC transporter permease subunit PstC, with product MFRKLSNRFIKQLLTFSGAVTGIAILFISFFLFKEGAGLFKTSTIEKGYVLIVHSANPVGKLSSHQIKEIFDTEITNWKAVGGKNQEIRIFRIDDIFNEYSKTEIGENYEHLSEKLAEVIQKNEGIIAFLPHQYAPINSPSVKELPAGNISVSDYFLGKEYLPTATPAPLFGVLPLLFGTLLVSIMAIALALPLGLGVAIYISELADERIRKFLKPVIELLAGIPSVVYGFFGLVVLAPIVQKTFHLSVGETAFTGSIILAIMALPTIISVAEDAMRNTPRAMREASLALGATQWQTIYKVVIPYAKSGISAAVVLGMGRAIGETMAVLMVTGNAAVIPTSIFNSVRTIPATIAAELGEAPAGEAHYQALFLLGCILFLITMVISVAAEMISKKKNFKPV from the coding sequence ATGTTTCGAAAACTTTCAAATCGGTTTATCAAACAACTATTGACTTTTAGCGGTGCGGTTACGGGTATCGCTATCCTGTTTATCTCTTTTTTCCTTTTTAAAGAAGGTGCAGGACTTTTTAAGACTTCAACCATCGAAAAAGGATATGTTTTGATTGTTCATTCGGCAAATCCTGTTGGTAAATTAAGCTCTCATCAAATCAAAGAAATTTTTGATACTGAAATTACAAACTGGAAAGCTGTTGGCGGTAAAAATCAGGAAATCCGTATTTTTAGAATTGACGATATTTTTAACGAATATTCCAAAACAGAAATCGGTGAAAACTACGAGCATCTTTCCGAAAAATTGGCGGAGGTAATCCAAAAAAACGAAGGCATCATTGCCTTTCTTCCTCATCAATACGCTCCGATTAACAGTCCAAGCGTAAAAGAATTACCGGCAGGAAACATCTCGGTTTCGGATTATTTTCTCGGAAAAGAGTATTTACCAACCGCAACACCAGCTCCTTTGTTTGGCGTATTGCCATTGCTATTCGGCACACTTCTGGTCAGCATCATGGCAATCGCATTGGCTTTGCCATTGGGATTGGGTGTTGCCATTTATATATCTGAATTAGCAGACGAGCGGATTCGGAAATTTTTAAAACCCGTCATCGAATTATTAGCCGGAATTCCATCCGTAGTTTATGGTTTCTTCGGATTGGTGGTATTGGCACCGATTGTACAGAAAACATTTCATTTATCCGTTGGAGAAACAGCATTTACGGGAAGTATAATTTTAGCCATCATGGCATTGCCAACGATTATTTCGGTAGCGGAAGATGCCATGCGAAACACGCCACGAGCCATGCGGGAAGCGAGTTTAGCTTTGGGTGCAACTCAATGGCAAACGATTTATAAAGTCGTTATTCCTTATGCAAAATCGGGCATTTCCGCTGCGGTGGTTTTGGGTATGGGTCGGGCAATCGGTGAAACCATGGCGGTGTTGATGGTAACGGGAAATGCGGCAGTGATACCCACTTCGATTTTCAATTCCGTCAGAACCATTCCTGCAACGATAGCAGCAGAATTAGGCGAAGCACCCGCAGGTGAAGCCCATTATCAGGCTTTGTTTTTATTGGGATGTATTTTGTTTCTGATCACCATGGTGATTTCCGTTGCGGCAGAAATGATTTCGAAGAAGAAAAATTTTAAACCGGTTTAA
- the pstA gene encoding phosphate ABC transporter permease PstA, which yields MNKKIKQQIAFWIFRLFSVLIVGILLSILGFIIFNGIQVINWEFLTTAPREGMTAGGIFPAIVGTFYLVIGSLIFAVPLGVMSAIYTIEYAGNGKVVRFIRMMTNNLASIPSIVFGLFGMALFVNKLGFGDSILAGSLTLGLLTLPIIIRTSEEALKAVPESYRSGSYALGASKLMTIRKVVLPSAMPNILTGIILSVGRVSGETAPILFTVAAYFLPNLPDSIFSQAMALPYHLYVLATSGTDIEASRPMAYGTALVLIVIVLFFNLSATILRQRMNKKLRHN from the coding sequence ATGAATAAAAAAATAAAACAACAAATTGCATTTTGGATTTTTCGCTTGTTCAGCGTGTTGATTGTCGGGATTTTGTTAAGCATTCTCGGGTTTATAATTTTCAACGGAATTCAGGTCATCAATTGGGAATTTCTAACGACTGCACCGAGAGAAGGAATGACAGCCGGAGGGATTTTTCCTGCGATCGTGGGAACATTTTATTTAGTGATTGGTAGTTTGATTTTTGCAGTTCCGCTCGGGGTAATGTCTGCTATTTACACCATCGAATATGCAGGGAACGGCAAAGTCGTTCGCTTTATTCGAATGATGACCAATAACTTGGCAAGTATCCCGTCCATTGTATTTGGATTGTTTGGAATGGCATTGTTTGTCAATAAATTAGGCTTTGGCGATTCTATTCTGGCAGGTTCATTGACTTTGGGATTATTGACCTTACCCATTATTATCAGAACATCGGAAGAAGCATTAAAAGCCGTTCCTGAATCGTACCGAAGTGGCAGTTATGCTTTAGGAGCGAGCAAATTAATGACCATCAGAAAGGTCGTTTTACCGAGTGCGATGCCCAATATCTTAACTGGAATTATTCTTTCCGTGGGTAGAGTTTCGGGAGAAACTGCACCGATTCTGTTTACGGTGGCTGCTTATTTTCTGCCCAATCTTCCCGACAGCATTTTTAGTCAGGCAATGGCTCTGCCCTATCATTTGTATGTATTGGCGACCAGCGGAACGGACATTGAAGCGTCCCGTCCCATGGCGTACGGAACCGCATTGGTATTGATTGTAATTGTGCTTTTCTTCAATTTATCGGCAACGATTTTACGACAACGAATGAATAAAAAATTGAGACATAATTAA
- the pstB gene encoding phosphate ABC transporter ATP-binding protein PstB, translating to MIETKNINFYYGNFHALKNISMKMETNTVTAFIGPSGCGKSTFLRLFNRMNDLIDDTKLEGECLIGGKNIYHKSIDVDALRKNVGMVFQKPNPFPKTIFENVAYGLRVNGVNDKKKIAQRVEESLIASALWDEVKDKLHKSAFELSGGQQQRLCIARALAIAPTVLLMDEPASALDPISTSKIEELIHQLKKEYTIVIVTHNMQQAARVSDKTGFFMLGELIEYSDTKKMFLNPDKETTQNYITGRFG from the coding sequence ATGATTGAAACAAAAAATATAAACTTTTACTACGGCAATTTCCACGCACTGAAAAACATCAGCATGAAAATGGAAACCAATACCGTAACTGCATTTATCGGCCCGTCCGGTTGTGGGAAATCGACATTTTTGAGATTATTCAACCGAATGAATGACCTGATTGATGATACAAAATTGGAAGGAGAATGTTTGATAGGCGGGAAAAATATTTATCACAAATCGATTGATGTAGATGCACTGAGAAAAAATGTCGGAATGGTCTTTCAAAAACCAAATCCGTTTCCCAAAACCATCTTTGAGAATGTCGCTTATGGATTAAGGGTAAATGGGGTGAACGACAAAAAGAAAATCGCCCAAAGAGTAGAAGAATCGCTTATTGCGTCTGCTTTGTGGGATGAAGTAAAGGATAAACTTCACAAATCTGCTTTTGAATTATCGGGCGGACAACAGCAACGATTGTGCATTGCAAGAGCCCTGGCGATAGCACCGACCGTTTTGCTGATGGATGAACCTGCATCGGCATTGGATCCTATTTCAACTTCAAAAATAGAAGAGTTGATTCATCAATTGAAAAAAGAGTACACCATCGTCATCGTTACGCACAATATGCAACAGGCAGCAAGGGTTAGCGACAAAACAGGATTTTTTATGTTGGGGGAATTGATAGAATACAGCGATACCAAAAAGATGTTCCTGAACCCTGACAAAGAAACCACTCAAAACTATATAACAGGAAGGTTTGGGTAA
- a CDS encoding methylglyoxal synthase — MKKRKRIALVAHDNCKQKLLEWVELHWEIFAREDLICTGTTGQLVEKKLNECMEQNAKEFPIHITKLKSGPLGGDQQLGAMICNGKVDVLIFFWDAMEPQPHDVDIKALLRIATLYNIVYACSRSTADFIITSPLFDENYNSVLSEQIDQYQNRVLL; from the coding sequence ATGAAAAAAAGAAAAAGAATCGCATTGGTTGCACATGACAACTGTAAACAAAAACTACTCGAATGGGTAGAACTTCATTGGGAAATATTTGCCCGGGAAGACTTGATTTGTACAGGAACAACAGGTCAGTTAGTAGAGAAAAAACTAAACGAATGTATGGAGCAAAATGCAAAAGAATTTCCAATACATATTACCAAATTGAAATCGGGACCTTTAGGCGGAGACCAGCAATTGGGAGCCATGATTTGTAATGGCAAAGTGGATGTTTTGATTTTCTTTTGGGACGCCATGGAACCACAACCACACGATGTGGACATCAAAGCATTATTGCGGATAGCAACTTTGTACAATATCGTTTATGCTTGTTCTCGTTCTACGGCTGATTTCATCATTACATCTCCTTTGTTTGATGAAAATTACAATTCCGTACTTTCCGAACAAATCGATCAATACCAAAACAGAGTATTGTTATAG
- the phoU gene encoding phosphate signaling complex protein PhoU, with the protein MKQNEIEIQFLKDEINEMWRLVISQVEKAKKSLLNNDVELALEIISLEKRVDAFELKIDSNCEHYIALYSPVAIDLRLVLSIMKISITLERIADYAAGIARYVVERDCHAFTSKMKEVLELEKMFDVLLNMLTDSLVSLNSENAKNAGKIMAKDKEVNEIYLNAFNLLSEHLRKESADVRCGLEMMMLIRKMERIGDHCKNIVEEIAFFIEAKVLKHKGKKE; encoded by the coding sequence ATGAAACAAAACGAAATAGAAATCCAATTTCTAAAAGATGAAATCAACGAAATGTGGCGTTTGGTCATTTCTCAGGTAGAAAAAGCCAAAAAATCCTTGCTAAACAACGATGTTGAGCTGGCTTTGGAAATTATCAGTTTGGAAAAAAGAGTGGATGCTTTTGAATTGAAAATCGACAGCAACTGCGAACATTATATTGCGTTATATAGTCCGGTGGCCATTGATTTGCGCTTGGTTTTATCCATTATGAAAATCAGTATCACTTTGGAACGAATTGCAGATTACGCAGCCGGAATTGCCCGGTATGTCGTGGAAAGAGATTGTCATGCATTTACATCCAAAATGAAAGAAGTTTTGGAACTGGAAAAAATGTTTGATGTTTTACTGAATATGCTGACCGACAGTTTGGTTTCTTTAAATTCAGAAAACGCCAAAAATGCAGGTAAAATCATGGCGAAAGACAAAGAAGTAAACGAAATTTATCTCAATGCCTTCAACCTGCTTTCCGAACATTTAAGAAAAGAAAGTGCCGATGTAAGATGCGGATTGGAAATGATGATGTTGATACGAAAAATGGAACGAATTGGCGACCATTGCAAAAATATCGTAGAAGAAATTGCTTTCTTTATTGAAGCAAAAGTATTGAAACATAAAGGCAAAAAAGAGTAA